Proteins co-encoded in one Leptospira yasudae genomic window:
- a CDS encoding LA_2168 family protein translates to MRRSFVYSFLLMCFPLYANDPASGWTSLGWMGWGLGASQKTENGFGNDDKSGTNKEYQEIRMNSSLFHAGMDRRMESERIDWKIQADLTASNESKLNFFAGKDLYVSLKRQNVSLSLGRVQEDKKQSSAFGDWADGTDGVTVRADFQERGRLRFDGFDFYSGYRLLEKHGWKDSILDTKGSKFGVDRKEETQTRENSSGVLPGESTTSGSSSNTNPDFGGFRNRYRGGVGYQIDVPFGEVGLAYQYLNLQNWGRYANDLNDETRNVSSGDRDYLTHTTLEWKGQYAWFRWFLSGVLARGQDKTGWNRIRNAAAIPITGEAFFASFGGEWKPWKFEVFGFLPDRDKRRENGEILELGFIGMGSSPSAVFTTVQSLDFYPSAWITDRGLEKQFTIQGGKRQSAWAGVRLEYQESCIRFRFYAASFFFLTEDRGNSGALTISRDSFQKKYLREALLQSMFYFPSESSRFAFSFLNLSLGGSWSDPDSAKKEIFFQVSSGVIL, encoded by the coding sequence ATGAGACGTAGTTTCGTATATTCTTTCCTTCTAATGTGTTTTCCTTTATACGCGAACGATCCGGCTTCCGGATGGACTTCTTTAGGTTGGATGGGCTGGGGATTGGGAGCGAGTCAAAAAACGGAAAACGGATTCGGGAACGACGACAAGTCGGGAACAAACAAGGAATATCAAGAAATCCGAATGAATTCTTCTTTGTTTCATGCGGGTATGGATCGTCGGATGGAATCGGAACGCATCGACTGGAAAATTCAGGCGGATTTAACGGCTTCGAACGAATCAAAACTGAACTTCTTCGCGGGGAAGGATCTTTACGTTTCTTTAAAACGTCAAAACGTTTCTCTGTCGCTGGGAAGGGTTCAAGAGGATAAGAAACAATCATCCGCGTTCGGCGATTGGGCGGACGGAACGGATGGGGTTACGGTTCGAGCCGATTTTCAAGAGCGAGGTAGGCTTCGATTCGACGGATTCGATTTTTATTCCGGGTATCGATTATTGGAAAAGCACGGATGGAAGGATTCGATTCTCGATACGAAAGGATCGAAGTTCGGCGTCGATCGGAAAGAAGAAACACAGACAAGAGAGAATTCCTCCGGTGTTCTTCCAGGAGAAAGCACGACAAGCGGTTCTTCTTCAAACACGAATCCGGATTTCGGTGGATTCAGAAATCGTTATAGAGGTGGAGTCGGGTATCAAATCGATGTTCCGTTTGGGGAAGTCGGTTTGGCGTATCAATATCTCAATCTTCAAAACTGGGGAAGGTATGCGAATGATTTGAATGACGAGACTCGAAACGTTTCTTCGGGCGATCGTGATTATTTAACTCATACTACGCTTGAATGGAAAGGCCAATATGCTTGGTTTCGATGGTTTCTTTCCGGTGTTTTGGCGCGGGGTCAGGATAAAACCGGTTGGAATCGGATTCGAAATGCGGCTGCGATTCCGATTACGGGAGAGGCTTTCTTTGCGTCCTTTGGAGGAGAATGGAAACCTTGGAAGTTCGAAGTTTTCGGATTTCTTCCCGATCGTGATAAACGACGTGAAAACGGAGAAATTTTGGAACTCGGTTTTATCGGAATGGGTTCTTCACCTTCCGCCGTGTTTACCACCGTTCAAAGTCTGGATTTTTATCCGTCCGCATGGATTACGGACCGGGGCTTGGAAAAACAATTCACGATTCAAGGCGGGAAACGTCAGTCGGCATGGGCGGGTGTCCGATTGGAATATCAGGAATCTTGCATTCGATTTCGATTCTATGCGGCATCCTTTTTTTTCCTGACTGAAGACAGAGGAAATTCGGGGGCTCTTACGATCTCTCGAGATTCTTTTCAGAAGAAGTATTTACGCGAGGCTTTGCTTCAATCGATGTTTTATTTTCCTTCGGAAAGTTCGCGATTTGCATTCAGTTTTTTGAATCTATCCTTGGGCGGTTCCTGGAGCGATCCCGATTCCGCAAAAAAGGAAATCTTCTTTCAGGTCAGCTCGGGAGTAATTCTGTGA
- a CDS encoding phospholipase D-like domain-containing protein, translating to MRRLFVSWSLLLFFSCANDADSKWFWMDWSRPRRIQSFFSFPGRYIPLPQKRNVRDAILKRIESAESSIDFWIYSFDDPEILTALQRAAKRGITISIVADPDKDYPPELVRSGLFRRWERSGLQHSKILIIDRRTVFLGSGNFTWYGLENDLNGYVSFDLFETERESFYSFLEEDPGIHVLEIPPFQFYISPEKGRLIQNLILRDIDASKESVRYLIFDHFDSVLTSRLAYANRRGVAIQGVYDSPVDEEGKFLANAFDRPDSKIFGDGNEETISSDSFGKGGLLHHKTMLIDGRILLSGSYNFSVSARDSNREILFRTKDPSLVEAYSREWDRVAVGAIQFQSAGTFDFLNAPSSLASTSDVASNLFSFGFSENAIPVGVEQTLCRSNVSAKESVFFESGMGFLKTILEYSYDPGETCKVVSDFSATSSGFTGKRTNHPVKTRNFRKNSTLRSKKGNPLLTTEKDDSLSRFESKPMFLFVPKYFSTVTGNLFFPDELLRSGRFPNLRSVLLFQRGNGPSEISWTAAGNIISAIPHQTEGMLFLEYDDAYLGFCFHEYSKKGMEYSELIPEILSYRESVFQPNLRFSFEEDAMENRRNWGTYCYRY from the coding sequence GTGAGACGGTTGTTTGTTTCGTGGTCCTTGCTTCTGTTTTTTTCCTGTGCCAATGACGCGGATTCGAAATGGTTTTGGATGGATTGGAGCCGTCCGCGCAGAATTCAAAGTTTCTTTTCCTTTCCGGGAAGATATATTCCTTTGCCTCAAAAAAGAAACGTTCGAGACGCGATTTTAAAGCGGATTGAAAGCGCAGAATCTTCGATCGATTTCTGGATTTACTCGTTCGATGATCCCGAAATTCTGACGGCGCTTCAAAGAGCCGCAAAAAGAGGAATCACCATTTCCATCGTAGCGGACCCGGATAAGGATTATCCGCCGGAGCTGGTTCGATCTGGGTTGTTCCGAAGATGGGAACGTTCCGGTTTACAACATTCTAAAATACTCATAATTGATCGGAGGACGGTTTTTTTGGGTTCGGGAAATTTTACCTGGTATGGATTGGAAAACGATCTGAACGGATACGTGAGTTTTGATCTTTTTGAAACGGAGAGGGAATCTTTTTACTCCTTTCTGGAAGAAGATCCGGGAATCCACGTTCTTGAAATTCCTCCGTTTCAATTTTATATTTCGCCCGAAAAAGGAAGATTGATTCAAAATCTGATCTTACGAGACATCGACGCTTCGAAAGAATCGGTTCGATATTTGATCTTTGATCATTTCGATTCCGTTTTGACATCCCGTCTCGCATATGCAAATCGAAGAGGGGTCGCCATCCAAGGTGTTTACGATTCTCCCGTGGACGAGGAAGGAAAATTTCTGGCAAACGCGTTTGATCGCCCGGATTCTAAAATTTTCGGAGACGGAAACGAGGAAACGATTTCCAGCGATTCGTTCGGTAAGGGCGGGCTATTGCATCACAAGACGATGTTGATCGACGGTAGAATTCTCCTTTCCGGTTCCTATAATTTTTCGGTCAGCGCCCGAGATAGCAATCGGGAGATACTTTTCCGAACGAAGGATCCGTCCTTGGTGGAGGCGTATTCTCGGGAATGGGATCGAGTTGCGGTCGGCGCAATTCAATTTCAATCCGCGGGTACATTCGATTTTTTGAATGCGCCGAGTTCATTGGCATCGACGTCCGATGTCGCATCGAATTTGTTTTCGTTCGGATTTTCGGAGAACGCGATTCCGGTCGGAGTCGAACAGACCCTTTGTCGATCGAATGTCTCCGCCAAGGAATCTGTCTTTTTCGAATCGGGAATGGGATTCTTAAAAACGATTTTAGAATATTCTTATGATCCCGGAGAAACATGCAAAGTTGTTTCGGATTTTTCCGCAACTTCCAGCGGATTCACCGGAAAGAGAACGAATCATCCTGTTAAAACAAGAAACTTTCGGAAGAATTCCACCTTGCGTAGTAAAAAGGGAAACCCGCTCTTAACGACGGAAAAGGATGATTCTCTCTCGCGTTTCGAATCGAAACCGATGTTCTTGTTTGTTCCGAAGTATTTCTCTACGGTAACGGGAAATTTGTTTTTTCCGGATGAGCTGTTGCGGAGCGGAAGGTTTCCGAATCTCCGATCGGTTTTATTGTTTCAAAGAGGAAACGGTCCCTCGGAAATTTCTTGGACGGCGGCTGGAAATATCATTTCAGCGATTCCGCATCAAACCGAAGGAATGTTGTTTTTGGAATACGACGACGCCTATCTCGGTTTTTGCTTTCATGAATATTCAAAAAAAGGAATGGAATATTCCGAATTGATTCCGGAAATACTTTCGTATCGAGAAAGCGTTTTTCAACCGAATCTCCGTTTTTCATTCGAAGAGGATGCGATGGAAAATCGCAGGAATTGGGGAACGTATTGCTATCGTTATTAA